In Deltaproteobacteria bacterium, one genomic interval encodes:
- a CDS encoding transcriptional regulator, whose amino-acid sequence MSGTKIVKRYANRKLYDTERSCYVTLDDISTMIKSGEEVQVIDNKSGDDLTSVTLAQIIFETEKKAHFMPLNLLRGLIQQSGENIGGFAREQVETVQSRAQDIRDTASDTVTRITSQFGETVGRVIKTDGEGEVAVEGAPEGEAPTEKQSPASVKEMLSSSQKNLEEIQRGIEDRVQEGLGVVSEGFSREVEDILERLGSLKDRFRK is encoded by the coding sequence ATGTCTGGAACCAAAATTGTAAAACGCTATGCGAATCGTAAACTCTATGACACGGAGCGTAGTTGCTACGTGACGCTCGATGACATTTCAACCATGATAAAAAGTGGTGAAGAAGTTCAAGTCATCGATAACAAGAGTGGCGATGACCTCACCAGTGTCACACTTGCTCAAATCATTTTTGAGACAGAGAAAAAAGCACACTTTATGCCGCTTAATCTTTTGCGTGGTTTAATCCAGCAAAGTGGCGAAAATATCGGCGGCTTTGCTCGTGAGCAAGTTGAGACGGTTCAATCGAGAGCTCAAGATATTCGCGACACCGCGAGTGACACCGTTACGAGAATCACTTCTCAATTTGGTGAAACCGTTGGTCGTGTTATCAAAACCGATGGTGAAGGCGAAGTGGCCGTAGAGGGAGCTCCAGAAGGAGAAGCCCCCACGGAAAAGCAAAGCCCTGCTTCTGTGAAAGAAATGCTGTCTTCAAGCCAGAAGAACCTTGAAGAGATTCAGCGTGGCATCGAAGATCGCGTTCAGGAAGGCCTGGGAGTTGTTTCTGAAGGTTTTAGCCGAGAAGTTGAAGATATCCTTGAGCGCCTTGGTAGTCTAAAAGACCGTTTCCGCAAGTAA